A genomic region of Zea mays cultivar B73 chromosome 6, Zm-B73-REFERENCE-NAM-5.0, whole genome shotgun sequence contains the following coding sequences:
- the LOC109940317 gene encoding uncharacterized protein has product MADNRNLPPTWATTAGFGFLTLNSGVAIYRAWGDFASILLVTGSYSALLLLFRCLRDYERAAPGSPARARARRAVWPLTSLLTVAFAWKVAAAMPSAAAAAVVWALAVATTAGGFFALFVPG; this is encoded by the coding sequence ATGGccgacaaccgcaacctcccgcCGACCTGGGCCACCACGGCCGGCTTCGGCTTCCTGACCCTCAACTCCGGGGTCGCCATCTACCGCGCGTGGGGCGACTTCGCGTCCATCCTGCTGGTAACAGGCTCGTACTCCGCTCTGCTACTCCTCTTCCGCTGCCTCCGTGACTACGAGCGCGCGGCGCCCGGGTCCCCGGCCAGGGCGCGGGCGAGACGCGCTGTGTGGCCGCTCACCTCGCTGCTCACCGTGGCCTTCGCCTGGAAGGTTGCGGCGGCCATGCCGTCGGCCGCCGCCGCGGCCGTCGTCTGGGCGCTCGCCGTCGCCACCACCGCCGGTGGCTTCTTCGCCCTCTTCGTTCCCGGTTGA